DNA from Drosophila suzukii chromosome 2R, CBGP_Dsuzu_IsoJpt1.0, whole genome shotgun sequence:
GCTATGGCGAGGATCCGCATGACTCCAGTGGAGAGGGCGACGCCCTGTGTCCACAGAAAAAGAAATACGCCAAGGAGGCCTGGCCAGGTCGCAAGCCCATGTTGGGGCAGCTATAGAGGCTTATTAGCTGGCCTGAGAGATTACAGAGCACCGAGAATTATGTTCGTAGTAAAGAAACCAATTTTATGTAGACCCCACTTACAATTTCCTAATGTTTATGATTGAAAATATTGTCTTGAGTAATATACATTTATTACACTTTCAAACATAATAAACCGACATATTTTACACCTTTAACGAATCACATCTTGCAGCTGTGCGGATACCTGGGAAAGGGTATCACATCTCTGATGTTCTTAACGCCCGTGATAAGCTGCAAGTAACGCTCAAAGCCCATGCCGAATCCGCCAGTTGGAATTCCTCCATACTTTCGCAGGTCAACATACCAGGACAGATCCTTTGGCAGTTGCGGATGGGCTTTTAATATCGCTGGGTCACTTTCACGCAGGCTACCACCGCATAGTTCTCCTACAGCTGGCATCAGGAGATCCAGGGCATGGACTCGATTGGGATTCGTGTGGGAGACTTTCATATAGAAGGGTTTTTGCTGCGCAGGCCAATCCACAACGAACACGGGAGCAGCACAGTGGGCCACTAGAAACAGTTCCTGGTCCTTGGAGAAGCCCTCATCGAGGCTTATGGGAGTCTTCAGGCTATCCTTATTTTCCTGCAGAACTTGCAGGGCTTCATCGTAACTCATTATCTTCCAGGGAACTTGCAACCAAGGCAGATCAGAGCTGGAGTTTGAGTTCTTCTGACAGAAATTAAGATCCTCGGAGCTCGTTTTCAGCAGGCGGTTCGTCACCGACTTAAGCATCTGTTCAATGAACCGCGCCAACTTTTCCAACTCCTCCAAATGGGCCAGTTCCGCTTCAAACATGTAGAACTCGGCTAAATGCAGTGGCGACTTGGAGTTCTCCGCTCGGAAGGCTGGTGAGAGAGTGTATGTGTTCCCCAGGCCGTAGGTCATGGCCTCCAGATGTAGTTGCCCGGAGACGGTGAGGAACACCTTGCTATCGAAGTAGCTTTGCTCCAGGGGAACATTCGGTCTGGCCATCTGCTTGAGGAGAGCTTCCGAGTCCGGTTGCACCCGGAACACTTCTCCCGCTCCCTCGCAGTCATTGGTGGTCAGCAGGGGAGTGTTGATCTGCACGAAGTCCAGCTCATCCATGTAGTCGTGAATGGCTTTTTGGGCCTTGTGCCTGACCCTCATCTGGGCGGCCACGAAATCAACGCGGGAACGGAGATGCAAATGCTCGCGGACATATTCCGGTGGATGTTTCTGCTTCGGGCTGAATGGATAGCCCTCCTGCAGGTGTCCTTCAGCTGGGGGAAGGATATGTTGTTTTAAGGTGTTCTTGTTCCTTAATCTTGGAGCCACCATAGTTACCCAACGTTTCCACCCGATCCGCATGCAACTCAAAGCTGCCATTTGGAGACACTTGGACTTGACCCACCGCCGAAATGACGCTGCCCGGAGCTAAGTGCTGGTTTTCCGGCGTCCGAGGCACCACCACCTGGAACCTACTGCTCGTGGATCCATCATTTATGTCCAGAAATGTGTTATTCTTCAGTCGGCGAACATTTTTGATCCAGCCCTAGTtggaaattacattttttgaatgggCAATGGATTTAGACTGTTAGTTATGGAGCCTACCTGTACGCTCAAAGAGTCTCCTGGCTTATGGGACCTACATAT
Protein-coding regions in this window:
- the AsnRS-m gene encoding asparaginyl-tRNA synthetase: MLFLRRFYSKSERIAQICRSHKPGDSLSVQGWIKNVRRLKNNTFLDINDGSTSSRFQVVVPRTPENQHLAPGSVISAVGQVQVSPNGSFELHADRVETLAEGHLQEGYPFSPKQKHPPEYVREHLHLRSRVDFVAAQMRVRHKAQKAIHDYMDELDFVQINTPLLTTNDCEGAGEVFRVQPDSEALLKQMARPNVPLEQSYFDSKVFLTVSGQLHLEAMTYGLGNTYTLSPAFRAENSKSPLHLAEFYMFEAELAHLEELEKLARFIEQMLKSVTNRLLKTSSEDLNFCQKNSNSSSDLPWLQVPWKIMSYDEALQVLQENKDSLKTPISLDEGFSKDQELFLVAHCAAPVFVVDWPAQQKPFYMKVSHTNPNRVHALDLLMPAVGELCGGSLRESDPAILKAHPQLPKDLSWYVDLRKYGGIPTGGFGMGFERYLQLITGVKNIRDVIPFPRYPHSCKM